One genomic segment of Bacteroides caccae includes these proteins:
- a CDS encoding SusC/RagA family TonB-linked outer membrane protein produces MKKYKILALAIFACVTLNGWAQSEDNVTGRVLDEKGKPVAGALVSVEENPLVRVATDKNGRFEITAVKGSRLKVQTGDDAMKVVKIENGSELTVVMDYSSEKVNYGFGLQQTNAESTGAVSTVYAENIDKSSAFSIGNSLYGNVLGLTTMQSTGVVWEQMPSMYIRGLKTLNGNNGILLVVDGLERDNNWQALKYITPEEVESVSVLRDAAALALYGYRGVNGVVNIVTKRGKYDTREINFSYDHAFNYMTRKPELADAYTYASALNEALTNDGKQVRYSQNELNAFKNGTSPYLYPNVNWWEEVFRDRGASDIATLSFRGGSTKMRYYTMMNLQNNRGFIKNFDTNADYSTQEKYSKANFRTNLDIDLSPKTKMQANIMGILNEFSRPGMGSDNLISKLYQLPSAAFPIRTKSGLWGGNTTWGENWNPVALTEGRAYSKGHTRGLYADMSLRQDLSSLTKGLGASVRIGYDNLASYWENHTKGYKYGMASVASWENGLPIAGEEITGGKDTEMSGDSKLDWQYRAFNFQMNVDWQRQFGVHSLYSMLLYTYKYDNAKGINNTFYRQNAGWYTHYGFKNRYFADFTLMASASNLLAPDHRWNVSPTVGLAWLISNEKFMQSQNVVDFLKLRASFGMLNTDNIPGNGYWNETVGGGNGYPINNNFGGDGGWHEGRLASVNGTTEKAYKYNAGVDATLFKGLTLTVDGFYERRSDIWVSSDGQNSAVLGASGSYVNAGIVDSWGTEIGANYYKKMGNVELNLGGTFTYNRSKIIEMLEEPAAYDYTRSTGNPVGQIFGLQAIGYFVDQADIDNSLPQQFGPVKAGDIKYKDMNGDKVINSDDRVAMGYNSTCPEIYYSFSLGLEWKGLGFSAQFQGVGNYTAILSGTYYRPLVDNTTISNYVYRNRWTPETPNARFPRLTTETVDNNLQTSSLWLADRSFLKLRNCEVYYKLPSSWLNRFWVKNAKVYVRGVDLLCFDSIDQLDPEAMNSSYPATRSIHVGLSVGF; encoded by the coding sequence ATGAAAAAATATAAGATACTAGCTTTAGCGATATTCGCTTGCGTCACCTTGAACGGCTGGGCACAAAGTGAAGATAATGTAACCGGAAGAGTTCTTGATGAAAAAGGGAAGCCGGTAGCGGGAGCCTTGGTTTCGGTTGAAGAGAACCCATTGGTGCGGGTGGCTACAGATAAAAATGGACGTTTTGAAATCACTGCTGTGAAAGGAAGCCGTTTGAAAGTACAGACTGGTGATGATGCAATGAAGGTGGTGAAAATAGAAAACGGTTCGGAATTGACGGTTGTCATGGATTACTCTTCAGAGAAAGTAAATTACGGATTTGGATTGCAGCAAACGAATGCGGAGTCTACTGGTGCCGTATCTACTGTATATGCAGAGAATATAGATAAAAGTTCGGCTTTTTCAATCGGAAATTCATTATATGGCAATGTGCTGGGACTGACTACCATGCAAAGTACCGGTGTGGTATGGGAGCAGATGCCGTCGATGTATATTCGCGGCCTGAAGACACTGAATGGTAATAATGGCATCTTGTTGGTCGTGGACGGACTTGAACGGGATAATAACTGGCAGGCTTTAAAATATATTACTCCGGAAGAAGTGGAATCTGTTAGTGTACTTCGTGATGCGGCCGCGTTGGCTCTCTATGGCTATAGGGGAGTGAATGGCGTAGTCAATATTGTGACAAAACGTGGTAAATACGATACTCGTGAGATTAATTTTTCTTATGACCATGCTTTCAATTATATGACGCGCAAGCCGGAATTGGCGGATGCCTATACGTATGCTTCTGCCTTAAATGAAGCATTGACAAATGATGGCAAGCAGGTGCGATATTCGCAAAATGAATTGAATGCGTTTAAGAATGGCACTTCTCCTTATCTTTATCCGAATGTAAACTGGTGGGAAGAAGTTTTTCGTGATCGTGGGGCGTCAGATATCGCAACATTAAGTTTTCGCGGCGGATCTACCAAGATGCGTTATTATACAATGATGAATTTGCAGAATAACCGTGGATTTATCAAAAACTTTGATACGAATGCTGACTATTCCACTCAGGAAAAGTATTCAAAAGCTAACTTCCGTACCAATCTGGATATTGATTTGTCACCGAAAACAAAGATGCAGGCCAATATCATGGGGATTTTGAATGAATTCAGTCGTCCGGGTATGGGCAGCGATAATTTGATAAGCAAACTGTATCAATTACCTTCAGCGGCTTTCCCTATCCGTACGAAAAGTGGTTTGTGGGGAGGAAATACTACTTGGGGTGAGAACTGGAATCCGGTAGCGTTGACTGAAGGGCGCGCATACTCAAAAGGACATACTCGTGGATTATATGCTGATATGTCTTTACGGCAGGATTTGTCTTCTTTAACCAAGGGGTTAGGAGCTTCTGTCCGTATAGGATATGACAATCTCGCTTCTTACTGGGAGAATCACACAAAAGGATATAAATATGGTATGGCATCGGTCGCTTCCTGGGAAAACGGATTGCCGATAGCTGGTGAGGAAATAACGGGAGGAAAAGATACGGAAATGTCGGGTGACAGCAAACTTGACTGGCAATATCGCGCCTTTAACTTCCAAATGAATGTCGATTGGCAACGTCAGTTTGGTGTACACAGTCTGTATTCCATGTTGCTTTATACCTATAAATATGATAATGCTAAAGGAATCAATAATACGTTCTACCGTCAGAATGCGGGTTGGTATACTCATTATGGCTTTAAGAACCGTTATTTTGCAGATTTTACATTGATGGCTTCTGCCTCCAACTTATTGGCGCCCGATCATCGCTGGAATGTATCTCCTACAGTTGGGCTGGCATGGCTTATTTCTAATGAGAAGTTTATGCAAAGCCAGAATGTGGTGGATTTCCTGAAACTGCGGGCTTCCTTCGGTATGTTGAATACGGATAATATTCCCGGTAACGGCTATTGGAATGAGACGGTAGGTGGCGGTAATGGCTATCCGATAAATAATAATTTCGGTGGTGACGGAGGCTGGCATGAAGGTCGTCTGGCATCTGTTAACGGAACCACAGAAAAAGCTTATAAGTATAATGCGGGTGTGGATGCTACCTTGTTCAAGGGATTGACTTTGACAGTGGATGGCTTTTATGAAAGACGTTCTGATATTTGGGTCAGTTCAGACGGACAGAACTCGGCGGTGTTGGGTGCATCCGGTTCTTATGTAAATGCGGGTATCGTAGATAGTTGGGGCACGGAAATCGGCGCCAATTACTATAAGAAGATGGGTAATGTGGAATTAAATTTGGGAGGAACGTTCACTTACAATCGAAGTAAAATTATAGAAATGCTAGAAGAACCGGCAGCTTACGACTATACGCGCTCTACGGGCAATCCGGTAGGACAAATCTTTGGATTGCAGGCTATTGGATATTTTGTAGATCAGGCAGATATAGATAATAGCTTGCCACAGCAGTTTGGACCGGTAAAGGCCGGAGATATTAAGTACAAGGACATGAATGGTGATAAAGTAATTAATTCGGATGATAGAGTAGCTATGGGATACAATAGTACATGTCCTGAAATTTATTATTCGTTCAGTCTTGGTTTGGAATGGAAGGGATTAGGTTTTAGTGCACAATTCCAAGGAGTGGGAAATTATACGGCAATCTTGTCGGGAACTTACTATCGTCCATTGGTGGATAATACGACAATTTCTAATTATGTTTACCGGAATCGTTGGACACCGGAAACTCCGAACGCTCGTTTCCCAAGGTTGACGACGGAAACTGTTGACAACAATCTGCAGACAAGCTCTTTATGGTTGGCAGATCGTTCTTTTTTGAAGTTGCGTAATTGTGAGGTGTACTACAA